CCGACCCCGGCTCCAGTTCAAGCGCTTTTGTGAAATGCTGGATTGCATCGTCATACATTCCTTTTTCGTATGCCTGTTCTCCGCGTGCTATCCACGGATTCTGTTTGTCATTTTTGCCGAAAAGACCGCCAATATCTACCATTCCATCCTCCTTGATACTCTGTTTAAACTATTTCCGCCCAGTTAATATAAAGCCTCTCTCTGAATCATCAGTGCCAGAAACGTTTGGACTTTATAGAACGAAACACAATAGATTTACTATGGATTCCCGTGAAACCGACAAAGATCTGCGTGATGCCCAGAATCTGCCGTATGATCCAGATACGCTTCGAAGAATCAACGAGCACCCCTGTTACAGTCAGGATGCACGACATGTGTTCGGCCGGTGCCATGTGGCCGTCGCTCCGAAATGCAATATTCAGTGCAATTACTGCGTCAGGGATTATGACTGCGTCAACGAATCCCGTCCGGGAGTGACAAGCGAGATCCTTGCGCCCGGCGATGCTCTGGAGCGAATCGACGAAGTCGTTTCACGGATGAAGCACATCAAAGTCGTGGGGATCGCAGGTCCCGGCGATCCGCTTGCAAACGAAGAGACGTTCGAGACGCTCCGTCTCGTTCACGAAAAGTATCCGGACGTGATCCTTTGTATCAGCACGAATGGTCTTCTTCTTCCAGACAAGATCGACATTCTGGAAAAATACAGAGTCAGAAATATCACGATTACATTGAATGCGATTGATCCCGCGATCGGCGAAAAGATTTACTCATTCGTTGAATATGAAGGGAAAAAGTATCACGGGCGTGAAGCTGCCAAACTTCTGCTGAAAAATCAGATGAAAGGTATCGAAGAGGCCGTGAAGCGAAAGATGCTCGTAAAAATTAATACCGTGTACATCCCCGGCGTTAACGATCAGCATATCCCGGAGATCGCAAAAAAGGTTGGAGCAATGGGCGTATTCAACTTCAATATCATCCCGCTTATCCCGCAGTATAAATTCAAGGACGTTGTTCCTCCAACACCGGCGGAAAAAGCAAAGATGCACGAACTGTGTGCCCCCTATGTCCGCCAGATGCGTCACTGTCAGAGATGCCGGGCCGACGCGGTCGGAATTCTCGGCAAGGATGTCCAGAACGAATTCGGATGCTGCGGCAAAGGCGACGGGTCAGGAAAAGGCTGCAGCGGGGAGTGATTTCCTTCTCAAAACAGGTTCCAACCGATCTCATTTTTCCGACGTATCTGCTTTTTTCCTGCTTTCGTTTCCTCTCTACCCCAACAATTAAAGCCTTTCCCTACATACAATAATATACCTTACATAACCCGCCCCTCGCTTCACACATTTGGCGGACAAAAACGGTTAGATGGGGAATCTGGAAATCTTCCCATTATATAACAATGATATCAAAAATACCGGCAGAGCCCAAGGCTACGGAAAAGTCTGTGAGGCTCTCAACACTCTCGAGTAGATTCTATCCAAAAAATGAGCCGGAGCTGGATGCACTGTTGTCCGCTCTTTTTGCAGCTACGGAAACGTCTGTTTCGGATCCATACGGGATACTCGTGCCGCATGCAGGCTTTGTATATTCGGGGAAAACAGCGGCCGTAGGATATGCCGCGATCTCTCCGGCGTTTGTCGGGACCTTTGTTCTGATCGGTCCAAGCCATGCTGGTCTTGAAACATCCACATCGGATCTGATCTGGGAAACGCCGCTTGGTAATATTCTCCCTGATACAGCATTCGTTGAGGCTCTTTCTGCGCAGATTCCTGTGCGTAACGATTTGATTTCGGCAGAGGAAAACTCCCTCGAGGTTCAGATGCCCTTCATCCGGTATCGGTTCCCAAAAGCCAGGATCGTTCCAATTCTGATGGGTGATCAGTCTCCAAACGGCGCCGTCCGGGTTGCTCAGGCGGTAATTTCTGCTGTAAATACGACCGGCATTCGTCCGATTATCATCGCTTCAGGCGATGGCTCGCATTATGTTCCGGCGAAGATTGCCGCAGAAAAAGATCTGGCGGTCCTTGCATCCGTACGACATCTGGACGTGTCCGTCTTCTACGACACACTCTTTAGACTTCGTCCGTCCATGTGCGGTTACGGCTGTATTGCCGCCATGACACTGATTTGTTCTTCGTTAGGTGCAAAAGAAGCCCGCGTTCTTTTATATCAGACATCGGGCGACGCCACCGGTGATTTAGCCGAAGTAGTAGGATATGCCGCCATGGAAGTGGTCTGACATGGCAACATGGAGCGCTCCGGGAAAAGTTATCCTTTTTGGGGAACATTCGGTCGTTTACGGAAAACCGGCTATCGCGATGGCGATAAAACCCCGTGTTCAGGTCACCGTTCGGCATTCCCGTTATTATCAGAAACCAAACTCCCCCTACATCTCTGAGTGTTTCCGGATCACCGATGTTAAGGGCAGCGTGTATGTCAGATCCCAGCTACCAAGCGCATCGGGCCTCGGTTCTTCGGCCGCCGTTACGGTCGCAACGCTTTTTGCGATCAACGATGAGTTCGAGCTTGGCTACACCCGGGAAGAGGTCGGCGATCTGGCTTTCGAAGTGGAAAAGGCAACTCAGGGAGGGCGGGCCAGCGCGACCGACACGTATGTCTCGACATTCGGCGGTCTGGTGTTTATCCGGGGCAGTGAAAAACGCCGTCTTCTTCCTCCGCAGAACCTCTCGATCGTGATCGGTAACTCGCTCATCTCCCACAACACTGCGGAGATGGTGGAAAAAGTCGCCGAACTCAAACGGACCTCGCCGGTTGTTGCAAACGGCATCATGGATGCGATCGGTGGCGTGACGATGGAAGCCATGCACAATCTTGAAAATCCCAAGGAACTGGGCGTTCTGATGAACCGGAACCATGCTCTTCTCGACGCTCTTGGTGTTGGTCATCCCGTATTATCCCAGCTCGTTCTTGCGGCCAGAAATGCCGGTGCATACGGCGCAAAACTCTCGGGTGCCGGCGGCGGGGGATGTATATGGGCTCTCTGTTCAAAGGGTTCCCGCAATCGGGTGGCCGGTGCAATTGAAGACTGCGATGCCCGTCCGATAACCACATCCATCGATACGGAAGGGGCACGGAGGGAAAAAGATGAATGAACCGGTAATCATCAAACTCGGCGGCAGTATTGTAACGAAAAAATCCGAAGACGGCGTCGTCGATTCGGCAAAGATCAAACTCCTTGCCGGGCAGATCGCACCGTTTGCCGGAAAATTCCCGCTCATCATCGTTCATGGGGCTGGATCATGCGGCCATCCCGAAGCAAAAGCATATGATATTCCGGGAGGCGTCACGAAAGAAAACGCCGCAGGAGTTTATGTTACGCACACGGCAGTTTCCACACTCAACCGTTCCGTGGTCTCTTCGCTTCGCGAGGCCGGCATGGAGGCCGTTTCTCTCCATCCGTTCGGTTGCTGTCTTGCGGAGAACGGCCGGCTTGTCTCTGCTGGCGTTTCGCAGATCAAAGAGATGCTTGCCCTTGGCATAATCCCGGTCCTGCATGGAGATGTGGTCATGGACACAAAACGCGGTGCCTGTATTGTTTCCGGCGATCAGATAGTCCCGTATCTCGCGGTCAAACTCGGCGCGAAATGCGTCGGAATCGCGACCGATGTCGGCGGCGTTCTTGAAAATGGCGAGATCGTTCCCGAGATTAATCGTCAGAACGTTGGTACAATCGACCTCGGCGGTTCATCCAGTACTGACATAACCGGCGGCATGCGTGGAAAGATCAATGAACTTCTCCTCCTCGCCGATGAGGGGGTTGACTCACACATATTTGCCGCGAACCGTGTGGGAGACTTTCTTGCAGGACACAATTACGGCGGAACTCTGGTGAAAAAATGACCCCGAACACACCTACATCATCACGAAAACTGGATCATCTGCGTCTCTGCAGCGAAACCGATGTAACCGCCGGCAGTGCAGGCTTCGAAGACATCATTCTCGTACACAATGCTCTGCCCGAATGCGATCTGGATTCCATCGACCTCTCCGTCGACTTCCTTGGACGAAAGCTTTCCTCGCCGTTGTTTATTTCCGCGATGACCGGCGGTCACCCGGACACTGCCGAAGTGAACCGGGTCCTTGGATCAGCTGCGGAAAAATACGATCTTGCGATGGGGGTCGGGTCCCAGCGTGCGGCGCTCGAAAATCCCGATCTTGCGGATAGTTTCAGTGTCGTCAGAGATGCCGCCCCCCACGCGTTCCTCTGTGGAAACATTGGAGCTGTCCAGCTGGTCAGTCATGGCATGGAGTGGGTGGACGCCGCAGTCGATATGATCGACGCCGATGCACTTTGTATTCATCTGAACTTCCTTCAGGAAGCCGTTCAACCGGAAGGCGACCATGATGCGACCTCGTGCCTTGATGCCATATCAAAGGCTTGTAAAGAATCAAACGTTCCTATAATCGTAAAAGAGACCGGATGCGGTATTTCCTCTGAAGTTGCCGGCCGGCTTTTCGATGCCGGTGTTTCAGCGATTGACACCGGCGGATACGGCGGGACTTCCTGGGCAAAAATCGAGGGAGCTCGTGCACAGAAAAGGGATGCTGCCGGTGATAAAGCTCTGGCCGGACTCGGAAATTCTCTGCTTACATGGGGAATTCCTACCGCAGTCAGCGTTTTTGAGGTAGCGAAGGTGAGTAAAGGACCGGTTATTGCAACAGGCGGGTTGAAAACCGGTCTTGATATTGCAAAAGGGATAGTTCTTGGTGCCACGCTTGGAGGGATGGCTTTATCTCTCCTTAGCCCGGCACTTTCCGGCGAGGAATCCCTTGGATCTGCAATAGATACCATTCACACGGAACTCAGGGCTTCGATGTTTCTCTGCGGGGCAAAAGATACTGCCTCCCTTGCAAAGGTCAGGTATTACCTCCTTGGAAACGTCAGGCAGATGATTCGGACATAAAAAATCAGGAAACAAAATATGGTAGACATAGAAGTAATAGCCGTAGGCGGGTACAACGAGGTCGGAAGAAACATGACCGCGGTCCGTATCGGCAAAGAGATTGTCATTTTCGACATTGGCTTATATCTGGACCCGATAACGGGAAACAACAACGTGGATATGGAGAATATGCACTCTCTGGATCTTATCCAGATGGGCGCGATTCCCGATGACACCGTCATGAACTCGGTCGAAGGGACCGTGAAAGCGATCGTATGTACGCACGGTCACCTGGACCACATCGGTGCAATCCAGAAACTTGCCCACCGGTACAACTGCCCGATCATCTCGACGCCCTACACGAACGAGCTGATCAAACAGCAGATCGAAGGCGAACGCAAATTCTCGGTGATGAACAAGACCTTTGTGCTGAAAGCAGGAGGGAAATACACCATCTCCCAGAATCTCACCTTAGAGTTCGTCCGTGTTCAACACAGTATCATTGATTCGGTCATGGCCGTTCTCCACACCCCGGTCGGCTGCGTCGTGTATGCAAACGATTTCAAGTTTGATATGACGCCGGTGATCGGTGAAGCTCCCGATCTCGCCCGCATGCGTGAGATCGGTAAAGAAGGCGTCAAGGTTCTGATCGTTGAATCGCTGAATCTCGATGACCGCGGATACTCGCCGAGCGAACAGGTTGCCCGTCTCCGGGTCCGCGATGCGATCATGCGGTGCGAGGATGATAAAAATGCCATCATCGTCTCGACGTTTGCTTCGCAGATTGCGAGAATCAAGACGATCACCGAATGTGCCCGCGAGATCGACCGGGTCCCGGTCCTTCTCGGCCGCAGTATGGAGCGGTACAACACCACCGCAGAGATCTTAAAGCAGGTTGCTTTCCCGCAGGGAACCAGCATTTATGGAAACAGAAAGACCACCGACCGGATGCTTCGCCGCGTTCTCAAAGAAGGAAAGGACAAGTTCCTTCTCGTTGCGACAGGTCACCAGGGAGAACCCGGATCCATGCTTTCGAGAATCGCTCTCGGAGAGACTCCGCTTAAAATCGAGAGAGGAGACAAGATCATGTTTTCTGCAAACATCATCCCCAATCCGACCAACTATGCCCAGCGTGCCGAGGTCGACCGCCTTCTGATGAGACAGGGCGCCAGTATCTTTGACGGACTTCACGTGACTGGTCACGCTTATTATCAGGAGCATTACGATCTGCTTTCCATGCTGAATCCTGAACACATCATTCCGTCCCACGGTCCTTTCGCTATGAAAGGCGGTTACGTGGCACTTGGTTCCGAGTTTGGATACACACTGAATAAGGAGGTCCATATTATGCAGAACGGCGACCGTCTGGTCCTTCCGAAATGAGATGATTTTATGAAACTTGATGAATATCTGAAATCTGTTGCTGCCAAAGTCGATATGGAGGCGGAAGAGTATAGTAAAGCAGTTGATACGACTCTGCAGAAAGCTGCGTCCCATCTCCTCGTAAGCGGAGGAAAACGCCTGCGTCCGGCTCTCGTGCTTCTCTCGGCTGATTCCATCCGAAAAGGAGCATCGGAAGATATCTTCCAGGCAGCTCTCGCTCTTGAATGGACACACACTTTCACGCTGGTTCATGATGATATCATGGACGGCGATTCTCTTCGCCGCGGGAGACCAACGGTCCATGTTGTCTGGAATGAGGCCACCGCGATTCTCGCGGGCGATGTGTTGTATGCGAACGCGTTTGAATATCTCTGCCGCGTGAAAAACGCCACGGCCGAGTCCAAAGTCATCGCCGTTCAGATGCTTGCTCATTCCTGCCATGAACTCTGCGAAGGCCAGCAGGAGGATGTCTCCTTCGAAACACGGTCGGATGTGACCCTGGAAGAGTATCTTTCGATGGTCCGGAAAAAGACCGGTGTCCTTTATGCTGCTGCTGCTGGAATCGGAGCCGCCCTTGCCGGTGGGGATGTCAAACAGATTTCCGCTCTGTACACGCTTGGTCTCAACACCGGTATCGCTTTCCAGATTCAGGATGATATCATCGATCTTCTCGCACCGTCGGAAGTCTCCGGCAAAGATCAGGCATCTGATCTCCGGGAAAACAAGCAGAGCATCCTCGCAATCCTTGCACGCGATGGAGGCATTGACCTTTCCGCGTATCACAAACCTGAACTATCCAAAGAGGAGATCAGTGAAGCAATCAATCTTCTTGAGACCTCGGGAGTTCTGGACAAAGCCCGGGGCATGGCTGAAAAACTCATCAATGATTCCAAAGCAGGACTTTCCGTTCTTCCGGATTCGGAAGCTAAGACTCTCATTCTTGAGATGGCCGATTTCTTCGTTGCAAGAAAATACTAATCTTTTTTTTACGTAATTCGGTTGGGAGTTCACTCTTGAACCAACGGGTTTTGTTCAAGTAGGACTGTACATTATGATGCAGTGATTAGGATCCTGGGTTCATCCCTGATTGAGACGTTTGAAATCAGAGAGATTATGAATCGATACATATCTAATGTTAGATATTATTGTCTAGCAGTGCAGGGGAGAGAGTCTTGTGAGTAAGAAGATCACCGCTGACATTACTTCAAGATGAGAGAATGATTGTTGCTGACCTTGGCAAAGAATGAGTGGTCATGGTTTTTCCAATGGGGAGTGCGCAACCTATATTTTTTCAATTCGTCTTTGTATTACACGAGGACCATGGAGAACATACTCTACAGCCCCGACAAATCACAGCACAGACCAGAGCAGATCCGCAGCTTCACCAACTCGAAATGTATTTCCCCTTAGGATAAGAAATATAGTAATTATACGAGGTAAATCCAAAAATGCCAGCAGTAGTTAATAAAGAAAAATGTACCGGATGTGCGACCTGTGTGGACATCTGCCCGTCAGCAGCAATCGAAATCGTCGATGAGAAAGCTGTCATCAGCGTTGACGACTGTGTCGACTGTGAAACCTGTGTGGACGAGTGCCCTGAAAGCGCACTCCACATGGAATAATCCTTTTTTCTTTTCGAGCCTTTACCACACTCTTCCAAAATCTTAAGCAAAAAAAGAGTGGAACGGATTTTAGTCTTCTTTATACAGCCCGACCACTTCACCGATCACAATGATTGCCGGAGGTTTCATGCCGACCTGCTTTGAGACCTCGCCGATGTCTGCAAGTGTGGCGCAAGTCACCCGCTGATCGGGGCGGAATCCCCGCTCGATCACCGAAATTTTTGTTGCAGGGTCACGGCCGTTTTCGATTAACAGTTCGGCGATCCTGCCGAGATTTTTCACGCCCATGTAGATAACGATCGTTCCGGGACTTCCAGCCAGCCACTTCCAGTCGATCGACGAGACCTCCTTTTCAGGATTCTCGTGGCCGGTCACAAAGGTTACCTGGCTTGCAAAATCCCGGTGGGTGACTGGAATCCCAACGCATTCAGGAACCGCGATCCCGCTCGTGACGCCGGGAATTGCTTCGCAGGGGATGCCGTGTTCGCGGAGTACTTCCATCTCCTCTCCCCCGCGGCCGAACAGGAATGGGTCGCCACCTTTCAGACGAACGATGATCCCGCCCGCACGTGCCTTTTCGACGAGCAGTTTCTCGATATCCTCCTGCTTCATCGTGTGACGGCCGCCGTATTTCCCGACATCGATCTTCTCCGCACGTTCCGGCAGAGAGGCAATGATCTCGTCGCCCGGGAGCTGGTCATACATGATTACATCCGCGGAATCGATCAGCTCGCGGGCGCGGAACGTCAGAAGCCCAAGGCCCCCGGGACCGGAACCCACGAGGTAGACCTTCCCCGGTTTTGCAACCGGTTCGCCGAGCGCAAGTTTTGCCTCGGCGATCAGTTCGGCGGCAACGGTCTTCAGTTTGATCCCGGCCATCCTCGCATCCTCAAGATCCCCAACCTGCGCAGTGATCCGTTCTGCACGGGTCCCGTCAAGCGAAAGCACCTCGGCCGTGAGGTACCGGTTCTCGCAGAAGATCCCCATCGGAGTAAAGCATCCGCCACCGACCTCCTCCATCACGACCCTCTCGATCGAACAGTCCAGTGCCGACTGCGGATCGTTCAGGGCCGCAAATGCCGCCCGAAGCTCGGGCGTGTCTCTGCTGACAACCGCGACCGTTCCCTGATTTGCCGCCGGAACAAACATATCCGCCGGGAGCCTGACCCCGTTTCGCATATAGTCCAGCCGCATGAGGCCCGCCTCCGCGACCATGATCCCGTCATACAGCCCGTCATCGAGTTTGGCAAGCCGGGTATCCAGGTTTCCGCGGAGCATCTCGACCCTCACCGCAGGACAGTTGTGGAAATATCTGAGAAGCAGGGCTTTTCTGCGCAGACTCGAGGTCCCGATCACCATCAAGTCTTCGACTTTACCGTCCATCACCAGATAATCATACGGCGGATCCCGTTTCAAAACGGCGACCGTCAAAAGACCTTCCGGCCGCTCGGCCGGGATGTCTTTCATACTGTGGACAGCACAGTCGACTTCTCCCCGCAGAATCGCATTGTCCAGTTCGCGGACGAACATCCCGAACCCGCCGATCTGGTGAAGACCG
The sequence above is a segment of the uncultured Methanocorpusculum sp. genome. Coding sequences within it:
- a CDS encoding 4Fe-4S binding protein; its protein translation is MPAVVNKEKCTGCATCVDICPSAAIEIVDEKAVISVDDCVDCETCVDECPESALHME
- a CDS encoding RNase J family beta-CASP ribonuclease encodes the protein MVDIEVIAVGGYNEVGRNMTAVRIGKEIVIFDIGLYLDPITGNNNVDMENMHSLDLIQMGAIPDDTVMNSVEGTVKAIVCTHGHLDHIGAIQKLAHRYNCPIISTPYTNELIKQQIEGERKFSVMNKTFVLKAGGKYTISQNLTLEFVRVQHSIIDSVMAVLHTPVGCVVYANDFKFDMTPVIGEAPDLARMREIGKEGVKVLIVESLNLDDRGYSPSEQVARLRVRDAIMRCEDDKNAIIVSTFASQIARIKTITECAREIDRVPVLLGRSMERYNTTAEILKQVAFPQGTSIYGNRKTTDRMLRRVLKEGKDKFLLVATGHQGEPGSMLSRIALGETPLKIERGDKIMFSANIIPNPTNYAQRAEVDRLLMRQGASIFDGLHVTGHAYYQEHYDLLSMLNPEHIIPSHGPFAMKGGYVALGSEFGYTLNKEVHIMQNGDRLVLPK
- the cobA gene encoding uroporphyrinogen-III C-methyltransferase is translated as MSKIRIGTRGSKLALAQTRKVIGLLAENGIEAEYVVIKTTGDNITDRGLHQIGGFGMFVRELDNAILRGEVDCAVHSMKDIPAERPEGLLTVAVLKRDPPYDYLVMDGKVEDLMVIGTSSLRRKALLLRYFHNCPAVRVEMLRGNLDTRLAKLDDGLYDGIMVAEAGLMRLDYMRNGVRLPADMFVPAANQGTVAVVSRDTPELRAAFAALNDPQSALDCSIERVVMEEVGGGCFTPMGIFCENRYLTAEVLSLDGTRAERITAQVGDLEDARMAGIKLKTVAAELIAEAKLALGEPVAKPGKVYLVGSGPGGLGLLTFRARELIDSADVIMYDQLPGDEIIASLPERAEKIDVGKYGGRHTMKQEDIEKLLVEKARAGGIIVRLKGGDPFLFGRGGEEMEVLREHGIPCEAIPGVTSGIAVPECVGIPVTHRDFASQVTFVTGHENPEKEVSSIDWKWLAGSPGTIVIYMGVKNLGRIAELLIENGRDPATKISVIERGFRPDQRVTCATLADIGEVSKQVGMKPPAIIVIGEVVGLYKED
- a CDS encoding isopentenyl phosphate kinase, which produces MNEPVIIKLGGSIVTKKSEDGVVDSAKIKLLAGQIAPFAGKFPLIIVHGAGSCGHPEAKAYDIPGGVTKENAAGVYVTHTAVSTLNRSVVSSLREAGMEAVSLHPFGCCLAENGRLVSAGVSQIKEMLALGIIPVLHGDVVMDTKRGACIVSGDQIVPYLAVKLGAKCVGIATDVGGVLENGEIVPEINRQNVGTIDLGGSSSTDITGGMRGKINELLLLADEGVDSHIFAANRVGDFLAGHNYGGTLVKK
- the nifB gene encoding nitrogenase cofactor biosynthesis protein NifB yields the protein MDSRETDKDLRDAQNLPYDPDTLRRINEHPCYSQDARHVFGRCHVAVAPKCNIQCNYCVRDYDCVNESRPGVTSEILAPGDALERIDEVVSRMKHIKVVGIAGPGDPLANEETFETLRLVHEKYPDVILCISTNGLLLPDKIDILEKYRVRNITITLNAIDPAIGEKIYSFVEYEGKKYHGREAAKLLLKNQMKGIEEAVKRKMLVKINTVYIPGVNDQHIPEIAKKVGAMGVFNFNIIPLIPQYKFKDVVPPTPAEKAKMHELCAPYVRQMRHCQRCRADAVGILGKDVQNEFGCCGKGDGSGKGCSGE
- a CDS encoding polyprenyl synthetase family protein — its product is MKLDEYLKSVAAKVDMEAEEYSKAVDTTLQKAASHLLVSGGKRLRPALVLLSADSIRKGASEDIFQAALALEWTHTFTLVHDDIMDGDSLRRGRPTVHVVWNEATAILAGDVLYANAFEYLCRVKNATAESKVIAVQMLAHSCHELCEGQQEDVSFETRSDVTLEEYLSMVRKKTGVLYAAAAGIGAALAGGDVKQISALYTLGLNTGIAFQIQDDIIDLLAPSEVSGKDQASDLRENKQSILAILARDGGIDLSAYHKPELSKEEISEAINLLETSGVLDKARGMAEKLINDSKAGLSVLPDSEAKTLILEMADFFVARKY
- the mvk gene encoding mevalonate kinase, with protein sequence MATWSAPGKVILFGEHSVVYGKPAIAMAIKPRVQVTVRHSRYYQKPNSPYISECFRITDVKGSVYVRSQLPSASGLGSSAAVTVATLFAINDEFELGYTREEVGDLAFEVEKATQGGRASATDTYVSTFGGLVFIRGSEKRRLLPPQNLSIVIGNSLISHNTAEMVEKVAELKRTSPVVANGIMDAIGGVTMEAMHNLENPKELGVLMNRNHALLDALGVGHPVLSQLVLAARNAGAYGAKLSGAGGGGCIWALCSKGSRNRVAGAIEDCDARPITTSIDTEGARREKDE
- the fni gene encoding type 2 isopentenyl-diphosphate Delta-isomerase, which translates into the protein MTPNTPTSSRKLDHLRLCSETDVTAGSAGFEDIILVHNALPECDLDSIDLSVDFLGRKLSSPLFISAMTGGHPDTAEVNRVLGSAAEKYDLAMGVGSQRAALENPDLADSFSVVRDAAPHAFLCGNIGAVQLVSHGMEWVDAAVDMIDADALCIHLNFLQEAVQPEGDHDATSCLDAISKACKESNVPIIVKETGCGISSEVAGRLFDAGVSAIDTGGYGGTSWAKIEGARAQKRDAAGDKALAGLGNSLLTWGIPTAVSVFEVAKVSKGPVIATGGLKTGLDIAKGIVLGATLGGMALSLLSPALSGEESLGSAIDTIHTELRASMFLCGAKDTASLAKVRYYLLGNVRQMIRT
- the amrB gene encoding AmmeMemoRadiSam system protein B, giving the protein MRLSTLSSRFYPKNEPELDALLSALFAATETSVSDPYGILVPHAGFVYSGKTAAVGYAAISPAFVGTFVLIGPSHAGLETSTSDLIWETPLGNILPDTAFVEALSAQIPVRNDLISAEENSLEVQMPFIRYRFPKARIVPILMGDQSPNGAVRVAQAVISAVNTTGIRPIIIASGDGSHYVPAKIAAEKDLAVLASVRHLDVSVFYDTLFRLRPSMCGYGCIAAMTLICSSLGAKEARVLLYQTSGDATGDLAEVVGYAAMEVV